The genomic interval AGGACGTCGTGCCGACCGTGATGCTCTTCGTGCCGAGCGTGAACGGCGTGTCCCACAACCTCGACGAGCACACCCGCGACGAGGATCTCCTCGCCGGAGTCGCGCATCTCACCGGCGTGATCCGCCGTCTCGCCGCGGGCGCCCTCGCGGACTGAGCGCGGCCCGTGGCCCGCGGCCCGCGGACGCGCCGGCCGCCGAAGGCCCGCGCGGGCGCCTCAGCCGCCGAACAGGCGGGCCGGGTGCGCGACGCGCCACCAGAAGCCCGGTTCGGCGATCTCCGCGGTGGTCACGACGGGCACGTCCCCGTCGCCGCTCGGCGCGGCCACGGCGACGGTGCCCGCGCGCTGCCCGGCGTCCCCGATCCGGAGCTCCGCGAGGGTCGCCGTGCGCGTCGCGGACTCCCCGGGGATGAGCACGGCCTCCGCGGCGCCTGCGGCGACGAGCGGCACGCGGAGCCCGTCGACCGTCGTCGCGACGCCGATCTCCTCGCCGGCCGCGACCACGTCGATCGCCTGCGGCGCCGCGTCGAGCGCCGCGAGCACGGCGACGCTGTCGGCGAAGCGCGCGTTCGCGGTGTCGCGCCCGAGCACCACGGCGAGCTTCACGAGCGCGCGTCCCGACGCCTCGCCCGCCTGGGCGGAGGCGAGGTTGTACCCCGCGATGCTCGTGCGGCCGGTCTTGAGCCCCCGGATGTCGGGGAGCGCGCCGAAGAGCGGATTGGTGCTCTCGACGGTGCCGATGCCCCACGGCAGGTCCGCCTCGGGCATCGACACGATCTCGGCGACGGTCTCGTCGCCGAGGGCCAGTCTGGCCACGCGCAGCACGTCGGCGGGGGACGCCGCATTGCGCTCGTCCATGCCCGTCGGTTCGAAGAGCGTGAGCGAGTCGAGGCCGTGGCGCTGCGCCCAATCGTCGACGGCCGCGACGAAGCTCGCGGTGTCGCCGAACACCGAGGCGGCGTAGGCCGCGGCGAAGTCGTTGGCCGAGGGGATCAGCGCGAGCATGAGCATCTGGCGCGTCGTGA from Leucobacter allii carries:
- a CDS encoding D-alanyl-D-alanine carboxypeptidase family protein, yielding MTDPDPSPSPRVSRRRGRRLAATLTALAALLVGGYAAACALAPLPAPALAVSGAAEQRIDADPAAVQAAVDAQPRPTAAGWLDGEEIWANSEEPAPIASISKLVTVLVALEAAPLEAGSEGPVHVWTAEDRERTEEYLAEDGVAYPIPVGTEVTTRQMLMLALIPSANDFAAAYAASVFGDTASFVAAVDDWAQRHGLDSLTLFEPTGMDERNAASPADVLRVARLALGDETVAEIVSMPEADLPWGIGTVESTNPLFGALPDIRGLKTGRTSIAGYNLASAQAGEASGRALVKLAVVLGRDTANARFADSVAVLAALDAAPQAIDVVAAGEEIGVATTVDGLRVPLVAAGAAEAVLIPGESATRTATLAELRIGDAGQRAGTVAVAAPSGDGDVPVVTTAEIAEPGFWWRVAHPARLFGG